A single Primulina eburnea isolate SZY01 chromosome 11, ASM2296580v1, whole genome shotgun sequence DNA region contains:
- the LOC140804239 gene encoding protein PIN-LIKES 6-like, whose protein sequence is MMNRMQRFLVQVLTEPPRGGTSVLGSIKIAVLPIAKVFTMCFLGFLMASKFVNILPSNGRKLLNGLVFSLLLPCLIFSQLGQAITFQKMIEWWFIPVNVVIATITGSIIGLLVACIARPPYPFFKFTIIQIGIGNIGNVPLVLIAALCQDKSNPFGDSSKCSQDGNAYISFGQWVGAIVVYTYVFNMLAPPPGGTFDVEDEKLPVNNPTRISSNSAAKDSSPENVPLLMEEAISNDSSYTKKDKVKHFLNIIYEKLKLKQIFQPPIIASVVAIFIGCVPVLKKLIFTSDAPFYFFTDSCMILGEAMIPCILLALGGNLVDGPGSSKLGLRTTVAIVFGRLVLVPPTGLGIVMLADKLGFLPPNDKMFRFVLLLQHTMPSSVLAGAVANLRGCGREAAGILFWVHIFAIFSMAGWIILYLHLLF, encoded by the exons ATGATGAATAGAATGCAAAGGTTTCTGGTTCAGGTCCTAACTGAACCACCCAGGGGTGGAACGTCGGTGCTTGGAAGCATCAAGATTGCTGTTCTGCCCATAGCAAAAGTTTTTACCATGTGTTTCCTTGGATTTCTTATGGCCTCGAAGTTTGTAAACATCTTACCTTCTAATGGAAGGAAACTTTTAAATGGG CTCGTCTTCTCACTTCTGCTCCCATGTTTGATATTCTCTCAACTAGGACAAGCAATCACTTTTCAAAAAATGATTGAATG GTGGTTTATTCCTGTTAATGTTGTTATAGCCACTATAACAGGCTCTATCATAGGGCTTCTTGTTGCATGCATTGCTCGTCCTCCTTACCCATTCTTCAAGTTTACCATAATACAAATTGGAATCG GAAATATTGGAAATGTGCCTCTTGTCTTGATTGCTGCATTGTGTCAAGATAAGTCAAATCCTTTCGGGGACAGTAGTAAATGTTCTCAAGATGGAAATGCTTACATCTCATTCGGTCAATGG GTTGGTGCAATTGTTGTATATACATATGTTTTTAATATGCTAGCACCGCCGCCTGGTGGTACATTTGACGTTGAAGATGAAAAACTTCCTGTTAATAATCCTACAAGGATAAGCTCTAACTCTGCTGCTAAAGATAGTTCTCCTGAGAATGTTCCTCTACTTATGGAGGAGGCTATTTCAAATGATTCTAGCTATACTAAAAAAGATAAG GTTAAACATTTTCTAAACATTATATATGAAAAATTGAAGCTCAAGCAAATCTTTCAACCACCAATTATTGCTTCT GTTGTTGCCATATTTATAGGATGTGTCCCTGTTTTGAAGAAATTAATCTTTACTTCGGATGCTCCTTTCTATTTTTTCACTGACAGCTGTATGATTCTTGG GGAGGCGATGATTCCATGCATACTGCTGGCCTTAGGAGGCAATCTAGTGGATG gaccaggtagcTCAAAACTTGGTTTGCGAACTACCGTCGCTATTGTGTTTGGGAGACTGGTCTTGGTTCCTCCAACTGGACTTGGCATTGTCATGCTAGCTGACAAGCTCGGTTTTCTTCCCCCGAATGATAAAATGTTCAGATTTGTCCTCCTCCTCCAGCACACAATGCCCTCGTCTGTGCTTGCAG GTGCTGTTGCCAATCTGAGAGGATGTGGGCGGGAGGCAGCTGGTATATTATTCTGGGTTCATATATTTGCTATTTTCTCAATGGCTGGATGGATTATTCTTTATCTCCACTTGCTCTTTTAA